The DNA sequence GTATGTGTTCTTCTTGTGCGCAATGATCTGCATTTTGTTTGACTCGACGCGCTCACGCGGGTACAGGTAACGGGCAATCTGCTGGAGGTACCACCCCCGCGAGAACTCGTCGGCCACGTGCTCGTCGATCAACGCTTGGGTCGTTTGGCAGGCACCGGCTACGTCCCCACTGCGGTACAGACGTTCCGCCTCGGCTTCGATCGAGAACACGTCGAGGGACCTGTCATCGCGATCCTCGGATTGAGCCTCGTCCATCTGCTCAGCGTAGTACGCCTTCCACGCCTCGTCCCGGCTCAGGCACTGCTGGCCCAGGCTGGCAAACGCCTCGGCGGGGTCCGTCCCGTCCCTGATCTCGTCCTGGGCAAACTCGGCCACCTTCATTCCGATCTCAATCTGATCCCGCGTCTGCGACGACAGGTACTGCCGGGCCCTCGGCAGGCGGACGCTCTTCACCAAGTCCGGCCCAGTAAAAACGATGACACAGTAGTCTTTTTCTCCTCGAACGGCCCGCCCCATCCCCTGCTCAATCTTTTGAGCCGTCCGGATGAGCGACGACTCGCTCCCAGGGCGGCAAGACTCCTCGTACTGTACAGCGAGGCTCTCCGCCTGGGGGGCCGAGTCCAACACCAGGACGCGGCACGTGGCGTCGGGAAGGTCAACCCCATCGTATCTGTTGGCGAGGGCGAGCGTGGTTTCGTACTTCCCCTCTCGGACTTTCCTGACCTCGCTTTCAATGGTTGCCGTCTGAGGAACGGTCGCGCCGTACTTCTCCCACACGAGCGTCTTGCTGAAGCTTGGGGCAACAGCTACGACTCCGTAGGACCGATGCGCGTCCGGTTTTGCGAACCGCCTGACGACGTAGTCACGGTCGAGAGAGGGGTCGATCAATGACGGGATCAGGATCATCTTTTCGCCCGACCAACGCTCGCCTTCGTACGTGAGCGGACTCCGGACTACCTCCGGTGACAGTCCCAAACCTTGGACGAGGAAGGCGTCGTTCGCGAGCGTAGCCGACATGAACACGCGGCGCTCCGCTCGCGCGTAGGTGCCAAACCGGTCAAGGGGGGGGACGTGCGGAATGATTTCCAGATGGCTCCCGGAAATCACACAGGCGCACTCCTCGATCTCGTCCTTGATGAGTGGCCAGGCAAACTTTACATCTTTCGATTTAGCATGATTGGCACGTGCGAGAATATCGACCACCTCATCTCGACGGTCTCGCCAGGCCCAATAGGGTACAGGCAGAAATGCGCCGACGTCCCCGCTCTGGATGTCTGCAAAGGTGCCAGCCCCCTGCTGCTTCAACGGTTCCTCGAAGAGATGAACGATCTCCTGGTAGGCCCCCTGCTCGCGGGAAAGCGTAATCTGCACGGCGCTGCGGACCGCGTCAATGCAAGCATGGGCGTCGTCGAGGAGGACCGTCCCGGCCTCCTCAGAGTCCGAGTCTAGACCAAACCGAGTGAGTCCGTTGAAGAGCTTCTGGACGGAGGTGACGAGAATCGCCTCGCTGCTCGAGAACTCGACTGGAACTTCAGGGGTAGCTGTACACACCCGAATCCCGAACTGACGGGCCTGCTCGCAAGTCTGTGATGCTAAGAAGTTGTTCGGGCACAGGTAAACCGCTGGCCCTGACCCTTCGTTGAGACGGGCTTGGAGCATGAGCAACCCAATCAGCGTCTTGCCCTGCCCGGTGTGGAGCTTGACAATCAGATCCTTTTCGTCTCGGCGATTCGAGTGCCAGTCCGATAGAATCGCTGTTTGAGCCGGTCGCAAAGGACCCTTGTCGCTCGCGCGGTCTAGGGTGTCGTAGAGCTGAATGGGGTCTACAGGACGGTTGTGAGCCGCTTTCTGAAGACGTTTGCTGAAGTCAACCAAGGGAGGGCGCGGAGATTGTGACTGAGACGCGGCCTTTAAGGTCGCACCCCGTGGCCAGCGTTACCCGTATGGCACGTCGAGCCGGGAAGCGGCCTGCTCTTTAGCGCGCTCGCCCCGCCGGTCATATCCCGCCGTCGTCGTCGGGCTCGCGTGTCCGGCGAGCTGCTGCGCGACGGAGAGGTCGGCGCCCTCGTCGAGCAGGTCGCCGACGTAGCTCCGCCTGAGGTCGTGCGGGCTGAACACCTTCACACCGGCCTCGGCGGCGCGCGTTCTGAGCACGTGGTAGACCGCCTGCCCCGTGATCGACGCGGCCGCGCGGTCAAGCCGGCCGCCCCGGCGCGCCCGGACGAAGAGCGGCGTGTCACTATATATAGGTGAGAGGAGGGAGGGCTCGTCGCGGGCATCGACGAGTCTCTCTACTCGGATCGCGAGGTAGTCCCGAAGGGCGTGGAACGCCCCCGGTGGAATCGGCACCACGCGCTCCTTGTTGCCCTTGCCGCGCACGACGACCCGCCGCTGCACGAGGTCGAGGTCGCCGACCATGAGCGTCGCCAGTTCGTCGCGCCTGAGCCCGCACCCGTAGCCCAGCGCCACGAGCGCCGCGTCGCGTTGTCCTTTCTCCGTGACGATCGGCGCGTCACCTTTCCGGGGCGAAACCGGGGTCAGACACGCCTCGATGAGCGCCCGCAGTTCGCCTCTGGCGAGCGACCGTCCCGTGGCCGCCGCCGCGCTCGAGCCCTTAACGGCACGGACCGCCGCGGCGCGGTGGTAATGCTCGGTCTCCATGAGCCCGAGCTCCCACGCCTCGCGGAGCACTCCGCGGAGCGCGGAGAGCGTCTTGTTGACGGTCGTGTACTTGAACCGCTCCGCCAAGGCGGCCCGGACGGCCTTCGCGTGCTCGGCCCGGAACGACCACCACGGGAACGCCTCCGGCGCCAGAGGCGGGTCGGCGTCGGGCACACAGATCGCCGCGACCGTCGCGAGCGCGCCGCGCATGGTCCGGCGAGATCCCGGCGCGAGCCGCGCGAGGTAGACCGTCGCCGGGTTGGGGCCGGGCCGGGGGCTTTCGACCTCGACGGCCGAGAGAGTTGGGACGGGAAGGGTCGGCTCGTTCATTCCGTTATTGCAATTTCACTTCATTCACTGGCCGATGCCGCCGAGCGGTCGGAGGGTCGCGTCGCGGAAGCTACGCCTATCGAGAACCGTCATTCTCATAAGTCATATCTGACCCGTCAGAAACAGCTCGCGCCCGATACACCCCGCCTATCGGGCGCCAGAAAGGGAGCACCAGCGGCGCGCTCAGTAAGCACG is a window from the Rubricoccus marinus genome containing:
- a CDS encoding DEAD/DEAH box helicase — its product is MVDFSKRLQKAAHNRPVDPIQLYDTLDRASDKGPLRPAQTAILSDWHSNRRDEKDLIVKLHTGQGKTLIGLLMLQARLNEGSGPAVYLCPNNFLASQTCEQARQFGIRVCTATPEVPVEFSSSEAILVTSVQKLFNGLTRFGLDSDSEEAGTVLLDDAHACIDAVRSAVQITLSREQGAYQEIVHLFEEPLKQQGAGTFADIQSGDVGAFLPVPYWAWRDRRDEVVDILARANHAKSKDVKFAWPLIKDEIEECACVISGSHLEIIPHVPPLDRFGTYARAERRVFMSATLANDAFLVQGLGLSPEVVRSPLTYEGERWSGEKMILIPSLIDPSLDRDYVVRRFAKPDAHRSYGVVAVAPSFSKTLVWEKYGATVPQTATIESEVRKVREGKYETTLALANRYDGVDLPDATCRVLVLDSAPQAESLAVQYEESCRPGSESSLIRTAQKIEQGMGRAVRGEKDYCVIVFTGPDLVKSVRLPRARQYLSSQTRDQIEIGMKVAEFAQDEIRDGTDPAEAFASLGQQCLSRDEAWKAYYAEQMDEAQSEDRDDRSLDVFSIEAEAERLYRSGDVAGACQTTQALIDEHVADEFSRGWYLQQIARYLYPRERVESNKMQIIAHKKNTYLLKPSTGMVVESLTAINQSRAVAILAWADGQGTREGLRVAVESLLADIVFGVRAEPFEAALDDLANALGLSSQRPDKEWKEGPDNLWALRAGAYAVIECKSEVLLGRTAINKREAEQMNRSCAWFERHYEGRSAVYLMVHPTHQLESAGAFTHDVSVITKRGLRRLVEKVRAFFAEFSTSEPGSVTELRVQEWLDTHQLDIDNLFRDCFRPPKLQPRS
- a CDS encoding tyrosine-type recombinase/integrase, coding for MNEPTLPVPTLSAVEVESPRPGPNPATVYLARLAPGSRRTMRGALATVAAICVPDADPPLAPEAFPWWSFRAEHAKAVRAALAERFKYTTVNKTLSALRGVLREAWELGLMETEHYHRAAAVRAVKGSSAAAATGRSLARGELRALIEACLTPVSPRKGDAPIVTEKGQRDAALVALGYGCGLRRDELATLMVGDLDLVQRRVVVRGKGNKERVVPIPPGAFHALRDYLAIRVERLVDARDEPSLLSPIYSDTPLFVRARRGGRLDRAAASITGQAVYHVLRTRAAEAGVKVFSPHDLRRSYVGDLLDEGADLSVAQQLAGHASPTTTAGYDRRGERAKEQAASRLDVPYG